In one window of Chelmon rostratus isolate fCheRos1 chromosome 19, fCheRos1.pri, whole genome shotgun sequence DNA:
- the sptan1 gene encoding spectrin alpha chain, non-erythrocytic 1 isoform X1, with amino-acid sequence MDTAGVKVLETAEDIQERRQQVLDRYRRFKELSIMRRQKLEDSYRFQFFRRDADELEKWIQEKLQIASDENYKDPSNLQGKLQKHQAFEAEVQANAGAIIKLDETGNLMISEGHFASETIRTRLEELHRLWDLLLQRTKEKGMRLLQAQKLVQYLRECEDALDWISDKEAMATSEELGQDLEHVELLQKKFEEFQTDLAAHEERVNEVNQLATKLIQEAHPEAVLIVRKQDEVNTAWQRLKGLAQQRQGKLFGAAEVQRFNRDVDETISWIKEKEQLMASDDFGRDLASVQALLRKHEGLERDLAALEDKVNTLGGDAERLQQTHPQNASQIHLKKDELVTNWEQIRTLAAERHARLNDSYRLQRFTADFRDLTSWVTEMKALINADELANDVAGAEALLDRHQEHKGEIDAHEDSFRATDEAGQALLNTGHYASEEVKEKLGILSEEKESLLELWEVRRQQYEQCMDLQLFYRDTEQVDNWMSKQEAFLLNEDLGDSLDSVEALLKKHEDFEKSLSAQEEKITALDEFATKLIQNNHYAKEDVAARRDALLSRRNALHERAQSRRAALEDSFHLQQFFRDSDELKSWINEKMKTATDEAYKDPSNLQGKVQKHQAFEAELSANQSRIDALQKSGQELLDGKHYASTEVAGRMEEVSSQWKKLLEATELKGIKLREANQQQQFNRNVEDIELWLYEVEGHLASDDYGKDLTSVQNLQKKHALLEADVAAHQDRIDGITIQARQFQEAGHFDADNIRKKQEALVVRYEALREPMAARKQKLSDSLRLQQLFRDVEDEETWIREKEPIAASTNRGKDLIGVQNLLKKHQALQAEITGHEPRIKAVTQKGEAMVEEGHFAGEDVKAKLAELHGRWDTLKAKASQRRQDLEDSLQAQQYFADANEAESWMREKEPIVGSIDYGKDEDSAEALLKKHEALMSDLSAYGSSIQALKEQAQSCRQQVAPTDDETGKELVLALYDYQEKSPREVTMKKGDILTLLNSTNKDWWKVEVNDRQGFVPAAYVKKLDPTQSSSRENLLDEHGSIALRQDQIENQYGTLLELGEKRKDMLEKSCKKFMLFREANELQQWINEKESALTNEEVGSDLEQVEVLQKKFDDFQKDLKANESRLRDINKVASELESEGLMAEEAPMVQAQQQDLLGAAPGKDEADSKTASPWKNIRLAVQTTANFNTIKELNNRWRSLQQLAEERSNMLGSAHEVQRFHRDADETKEWIEEKNQALNTDNYGHDLASVQALQRKHEGFERDLAALGDKVNSLGETAERLIQSHPEAVDDIQEKCTELNTAWSSLVGRADQRKDKLGNSHDLQRFLSDFRDLMSWINGIRGLVSSEELAKDVTGAEALLERHQEHRTEIDARAGTFQAFEQFGQQLLVRGHYASPEIQQKLEALDRERADLEKAWVQRRMMLDQCLELQLFNRDCEQAENWMAAREAFLASDDKGDSLDSVEALIKKHEDFDKAINVQEEKIAALQSFADQLIGADHYAKPEISNRRNEVLDRWRRLKAQMIEKRSKLGESQTLQQFSRDVDEIEAWISEKLQTATDESYKDPTNIQLSKLLSKHQKHQAFEAELHANADRIRGVIDTGNALIQRGACAGSEDAVKARLNALDEQWQFLVNKSAEKSQKLKEANKQQNFNTGIKDFDFWLSEVEALLASEDYGKDLASVNNLLKKHQLLEADISAHEDRLKDLNGQADSLMASNAFDTSQVKDKRDAVNGRFTKIKSMAAGRRAKLNESHRLHQFFRDLDDEESWIKEKKLLVSSEDYGRDLTGVQNLRKKHKRLEAELGAHEPAIQSVLDTGKKLSDDNTIGQEEIQQRLAQFVDHWKELKDLSGARGQRLEESLEYQQFVANVEEEEAWINEKLNLVGSEDYGDTLAAVQGLLKKHEAFETDFTVHRDRVNDVCVNGEELIKKNNHHVDNISAKMSALRGKVSELERAAAQRKAKLDENSAFLQFNWKADVVESWIGEKENSLKTDDYGRDLSSVQTLLTKQETFDAGLQAFQQEGITNITALKDQLLAAKHVQSKAIEARHAALMKRWNQLLSNSAARKKKLLEAQEHFRKVEDLFLTFAKKASAFNSWFENAEEDLTDPVRCNSLEEIRALREAHEAFRSSLSSAQADFNQLAELDQQIKSYQVVSNPYTWFTMEALEETWRNLQKIIKERELELQKEQRRQEENDKLRQEFAQHANAFHQWLQETRTYLLDGSCMVEESGTLESQLEATKRKHQEIRAMRSQLKKIEDLGAAMEEALILDNKYTEHSTVGLAQQWDQLDQLGMRMQHNLEQQIQARNTTGVTEEALKEFSMMFKHFDKEKSGRLNHQEFKSCLRSLGYDLPMVEEGEPDPEFEAILDTVDPNRDGNVSLQEYMAFMISRETENVKSSEEIESAFRALSTENKPYVTKEELYQNLTKEQADYCLSHMKPYLDSKGRELPSAFDFVEFTRSLFVN; translated from the exons ATGGACACTGCAGGGGTCAAAGTGCTGGAGACGGCCGAAGACATCCAGGAGCGCCGGCAGCAGGTGCTGGACCGCTACCGGCGTTTCAAGGAGCTGTCGATTATGCGCCGACAGAAGCTGGAGGACTCTTACCGCTTTCAGTTCTTCCGCCGTGATGCAGATGAGTTGGAGAAGTGGATCCAGGAGAAGCTGCAAATTGCCTCCGATGAGAACTACAAGGACCCCTCTAACCTACAG GGTAAGCTGCAGAAACATCAGGCCTTTGAAGCTGAAGTTCAGGCCAACGCTGGGGCCATTATCAAACTGGACGAGACTGGAAACCTAATGATCAGTGAAGGCCATTTTGCCTCTGAGACTATTCGA ACTCGTCTCGAGGAGCTGCATCGTCTGTGGgacctcctgctgcagaggacCAAGGAGAAGGGCATGCGTCTCCTGCAGGCCCAGAAACTGGTCCAGTACCTGCGTGAGTGTGAAGATGCCCTGGACTGGATCAGTGACAAG GAGGCCATGGCCACCTCTGAGGAGTTGGGCCAGGACCTGGAACATGTGGAGCTCCTGCAGAAGAAGTTTGAGGAGTTCCAGACAGACCTGGCCGCCCACGAGGAACGTGTGAATGAGGTAAATCAGCTGGCGACCAAGCTGATACAGGAGGCCCATCCCGAGGCTGTGCTCATAGTTCGCAAGCAGGATGAGGTCAACACAGCCTGGCAGCGCCTGAAGGGTCTGGCCCAGCAGAGGCAGGGCAAGCTGTTTGGGGCTGCTGAGGTGCAGCGCTTTAACAG GGATGTGGATGAGACCATCAGTTGGATCaaggagaaggagcagctgaTGGCCTCTGATGACTTTGGTCGTGACCTGGCCAGTGTGCAGGCTCTGCTTCGCAAACACGAGGGTCTGGAGAGAGACCTGGCTGCCCTGGAGGATAAG GTCAACACACTAGGTGGAGATGCAGAGCGCTTGCAGCAGACACATCCCCAAAATGCCTCCCAGATCCATCTGAAGAAGGACGAACTGGTCACCAACTGGGAGCAGATTCGGACTCTTGCCGCTGAGCGCCACGCCCGCCTGAACGACTCCTACCG TCTGCAGCGCTTCACTGCCGACTTCAGGGATCTGACCAGCTGGGTGACAGAGATGAAAGCCCTGATCAATGCTGATGAACTGGCCAATGATGTGGCTGGAGCTGAGGCTCTGCTAGACCGCCACCAGGAGCATAAG GGAGAGATTGATGCCCATGAGGACAGTTTTAGAGCCACTGATGAAGCTGGCCAGGCCTTGCTCAATACAGGACACTATGCCTCTGAGGAGGTCAAGGAAAAG CTGGGCATCCTTTCTGAGGAGAAGGAGTCTCTGCTGGAGTTGTGGGAGGTTCGCAGGCAGCAGTATGAGCAGTGCAtggacctgcagctcttctaCAGGGATACTGAGCAAGTTGACAACTGGATGAGCAAACAAGAG GCTTTCCTCCTGAATGAAGACCTTGGTGACTCCCTGGACAGTGTAGAGGCACTGCTGAAGAAACATGAGGACTTTGAGAAGTCACTTAGTGCCCAGGAAGAGAAGATCACT GCCCTGGATGAGTTTGCTACCAAACTAATCCAGAACAACCACTATGCCAAGGAGGATGTGGCTGCCCGCAGAGATGCA CTGCTCAGCCGCCGCAATGCCCTGCATGAGCGTGCTCAGTCTCGTCGTGCTGCCTTGGAGGACTCTTTTCACCTGCAGCAGTTCTTTAGGGACTCTGATGAGCTCAAGAGCTGGATCAATGAGAAGATGAAGACCGCCACGGATGAGGCTTACAAG GACCCCTCCAACTTGCAAGGCAAGGTGCAGAAACACCAGGCTTTTGAAGCAGAGCTGTCAGCTAATCAGAGCCGCATCGATGCCCTGCAGAAGTCTGGCCAAGAGCTGCTGGATGGAAAGCATTACGCCTCTACTGAGGTGGCTGGCCGCATGGAGGAGGTCAGCTCCCAGTGGAAGAAACTGCTGGAGGCCACCGAGCTCAAAG GCATCAAGCTCCGTGAGGCCAACCAGCAACAGCAGTTCAACAGGAATGTAGAGGACATTGAGCTGTGGCTGTATGAGGTTGAGGGCCATCTGGCTTCAGATGACTATGGAAAAGACCTGACCAGTGTCCAGAACCTGCAGAAGAAACATGCACTGCTGGAGGCTGATGTGGCAGCTCACCAG GATCGCATTGATGGCATAACAATCCAGGCCCGTCAGTTCCAAGAGGCTGGACACTTTGATGCTGACAACATCCGCAAAAAACAGGAAGCCTTAGTGGTACGTTATGAAGCTCTGCGTGAGCCCATGGCTGCACGCAAGCAGAAACTGTCCGACTCTCTCAGGCTCCAGCAGCTGTTCAGAGatgtggaggatgaggagactTGGATCCGTGAGAAGGAGCCCATCGCTGCCTCTACTAACAGAG GCAAAGACCTGATTGGTGTCCAGAACTTGCTGAAGAAACACCAGGCCCTGCAGGCTGAGATCACTGGCCATGAGCCTCGCATTAAGGCTGTCACCCAGAAGGGAGAGGCCATGGTAGAAGAAG GGCACTTTGCTGGGGAGGATGTGAAAGCCAAGCTGGCTGAGCTCCATGGACGCTGGGACACCCTGAAGGCTAAGGCATCCCAGAGGAGACAAGATCTGGAGGACTCTTTGCAGGCCCAGCAGTACTTTGCAGATGCCAATGAGGCCGAGTCTtggatgagagagaaggagccCATTGTTGGGAGCATAGACTATGGCAAAGATGAGGATTCTGCTGAG GCTCTGCTGAAGAAGCACGAGGCCCTGATGTCTGACCTGAGTGCCTATGGCAGCAGCATCCAGGCCCTGAAGGAACAGGCCCAGTCCTGCAGG CAACAAGTGGCACCAACCGATGATGAGACTGGTAAGGAGCTGGTCCTGGCTTTGTATGACTACCAGGAGAAGAGTCCCCGTGAAGTTACCATGAAGAAGGGCGACATCCTGACCCTGCTCAACAGCACCAACAAG gATTGGTGGAAGGTGGAAGTGAACGATCGTCAGggctttgttcctgctgcttaTGTGAAGAAACTAGACCCCACCCAGTCCTCTTCCAGGGAAAACCTGCTGGATGAGCACGGCAGCATTGCACTACGCCAAGACCAGATTGAGAATCA GTACGGTACTCTGTTGGAGCTGGGAGAAAAGCGCAAGGACATGCTAGAGAAGAGCTGCAAGAAGTTCATGCTGTTCCGCGAGGCCAATGAGCTCCAGCAGTGGATCAACGAGAAGGAGAGCGCCCTCACTAATGAAGAGGTCGGCTCTGACCTGGAGCAGGTCGAGGTCCTGCAGAAGAAGTTTGACGACTTCCAGAAG GACCTGAAGGCCAATGAGTCTCGTCTGAGGGACATCAACAAAGTGGCGTCTGAGCTGGAGTCTGAGGGTCTCATGGCTGAGGAAGCCCCCATGGTTCAGGCTCAG CAACAAGATCTGCTTGGTGCTGCCCCCGGCAAA GATGAAGCTGATTCCAAGACTGCATCTCCCTGGAAG AATATACGCTTGGCTGTTCAAACAACTGCTAACTTTAATACTATCAAG GAGCTGAATAATCGCTGGCGGTCCCTGCAGCAGCTTGCTGAAGAGAGGAGCAACATGTTGGGCAGTGCCCACGAGGTGCAGAGATTCCACAG GGATGCTGATGAAACTAAAGAGTGGATTGAGGAGAAGAACCAGGCCCTCAACACTGACAACTATGGTCATGACTTAGCCAGTGTCCAGGCTCTGCAGCGCAAACATGAAGGCTTTGAGAGAGACCTGGCAGCCCTGGGTGATAAG GTGAATTCTCTTGGAGAGACAGCGGAGCGTCTGATCCAGTCCCACCCTGAGGCAGTGGATGACATCCAGGAAAAATGCACTGAGCTGAACACTGCTTGGAGCAGCCTGGTGGGACGTGCTGACCAGCGCAAAGACAAGCTTGGCAACTCCCATGACCTGCAGCGCTTCCTCTCTGACTTCAG AGATTTGATGTCCTGGATCAATGGCATCCGAGGGCTGGTGTCCtcagaggagctggccaagGATGTGACTGGAGCTGAGGCCCTTCTGGAAAGACACCAG GAACACCGCACAGAAATCGATGCTCGTGCTGGTACCTTCCAGGCCTTTGAACAGTTTggtcagcagctgctggtgcgAGGCCACTATGCTAGTCCTGAGATTCAGCAGAAACTGGAGGCTCTAGACCGTGAGCGTGCTGACCTGGAGAAGGCCTGGGTGCAGCGTCGCATGATGTTGGACCAGTGCCTCGAGCTCCAG CTCTTCAACAGAGACTGTGAGCAGGCTGAGAACTGGATGGCAGCTCGCGAAGCCTTCCTGGCCAGTGATGACAAGGGTGACTCTCTGGACAGTGTGGAAGCTCTCATCAAGAAACATGAAGACTTTGACAAGGCCATTAATGTGCAG GAGGAGAAGATTGCTGCTTTGCAGTCCTTTGCTGACCAGCTGATTGGAGCCGACCATTACGCCAAACCTGAGATCTCCAACCGCCGCAATGAGGTCCTCGACCG GTGGCGCCGGCTGAAGGCCCAGATGATCGAGAAGCGTTCCAAACTGGGTGAATCCCAGACCTTGCAGCAGTTCAGCAGGGATGTGGACGAAATTGAGGCTTGGATCAGTGAGAAGCTGCAGACTGCAACCGATGAGTCTTACAAGGATCCTACCAACATCCAG CTGTCCAAGCTGCTG agTAAGCATCAGAAACATCAGGCGTTTGAAGCCGAGCTGCACGCCAACGCAGACCGAATCCGTGGAGTCATTGATACCGGCAACGCCCTGATCCAGAGAGGTGCCTGTGCTGGCAGCGAGGATGCAGTCAAG GCACGCCTCAATGCTCTGGATGAACAGTGGCAGTTCCTCGTCAACAAATCTGCAGAAAAGAGCCAGAAACTCAAAGAGGCCAACAAGCAGCAGAACTTCAACACAGGCATCAAGGACTTCGACTTCTGGCTCTCTGAG GTGGAAGCTCTTCTTGCCTCAGAGGATTATGGCAAAGATCTGGCCTCAGTcaacaacctgctgaagaaacaccagctgctggaggctgatATTTCAGCCCATGAG gatCGTCTGAAGGATCTGAACGGCCAGGCTGACAGCCTGATGGCCAGCAATGCTTTCGACACCTCGCAGGTGAAGGACAAGCGGGATGCTGTCAACGGCCGCTTCACTAAGATCAAGAGCATGGCTGCCGGTCGTCGCGCTAAGCTCAACGAGTCCCACCGCCTGCATCAGTTCTTCAGGGACCTGGATGATGAAGAGTCTTGGATCAA agaaaagaagttGCTTGTGAGTTCGGAGGACTACGGACGTGATTTGACAGGAGTACAGAATTTGAGGAAGAAACACAAGAGGCTGGAGGCCGAGCTGGGAGCCCACGAGCCGGCCATTCAG TCGGTGCTGGACACTGGGAAGAAGCTGTCTGATGACAACACCATCGGACAGGAGGAGATCCAGCAGAGGCTGGCCCAGTTTGTCGACCACTGGAAGGAACTCAAAGACCTATCTGGAGCGAG GGGACAGAGGCTGGAGGAGTCGCTGGAGTACCAGCAGTTTGTGGCGAAcgtggaagaggaagaagcttGGATTAATGAGAAACTGAATCTAGTGGGAAGCGAGGACTACGGAGATACTCTGGCTGCTGTGCAG GGTCTGCTGAAAAAGCATGAAGCATTTGAGACTGACTTCACCGTGCACAGGGACAGAGTCAATGATGTGTGCGTTAACGGAGAGGAGCTTATCAAGAAG AACAACCATCACGTGGACAACATCAGTGCAAAGATGTCAGCTCTGCGAGGCAAAGTGTCTGAGCTGGAGagggcagcagctcagaggaaggCCAAGCTGGACGAGAACTCCGCCTTCCTGCAGTTCAACTGGAAGGCTGACGTGGTGGAGTCCTGGATCG GTGAGAAAGAGAACAGCCTGAAGACTGATGACTATGGCAGAGACCTGTCCTCTGTGCAGACTCTGCTCACCAAGCAG gagacGTTTGATGCCGGTCTCCAGGCCTTCCAGCAGGAGGGAATCACCAACATTACAGCTCTCAAGGACCAGCTGCTGGCAGCCAAGCACGTCCAATCAAAAGCCATCGAAGCTCGTCACGCTGCCTTGATGAAGCGCTGGAACCAGCTGCTGTCCAACTCAGCCGCTCGCAAGAAGAAGCTTCTGGAGGCTCAAGAGCACTTCAGAAAG GTTGAGGACTTGTTCCTGACATTTGCCAAGAAGGCATCCGCTTTCAACAGCTGGTTCGAGAATGCAGAGGAGGATCTGACAGACCCGGTGAGGTGCAACTCTCTGGAGGAGATCCGGGCGCTGCGTGAAGCCCACGAGGCCTTCCGCTCTTCACTGAGCTCAGCTCAGGCTGACTTCAACCAGCTGGCCGAGCTGGACCAGCAGATCAAGAGCTACCAGGTGGTGTCCAACCCCTACACCTGGTTCACCATGGAGGCCCTGGAGGAGACCTGGAGGAACCTGCAGAAGATCATCAAG GAGCgagagctggagctgcagaagGAGCAGAGAAGGCAGGAGGAAAACGACAAGCTGCGCCAGGAGTTTGCGCAGCATGCCAACGCCTTCCACCAGTGGCTGCAGGAGACCAG GACATATCTTCTGGATGG GTCATGTATGGTGGAAGAGTCTGGTACCCTGGAGTCCCAGCTGGAGGCCACCAAG cgtaAGCACCAGGAGATCCGGGCCATGCGCAGCCAGCTGAAGAAGATTGAAGACCTGGGTGCAGCTATGGAGGAAGCGTTGATCTTGGACAACAAGTATACAGAACACAGCACGGTGGGCCTGGCTCAGCAGTGGGACCAACTAGACCAACTGGGAATGAGGATGCAGCACAACCTGGAGCAACAGATACAGGCCAG gaaCACCACTGGAGTGACAGAGGAGGCTCTGAAGGAGTTCAGCATGATGTTCAA GCACTTTGACAAGGAGAAGTCTGGCCGTCTGAACCACCAGGAGTTCAAGTCATGTCTACGCTCGCTGGGCTACGACCTGCCCATGGTGGAAGAAGGAGAACCTGATCCTGAGTTTGAGGCCATTCTAGATACTGTGGACCCCAACAG ggaTGGCAACGTGTCATTGCAGGAATACATGGCGTTCATGATCAGCCGCGAGACAGAGAACGTCAAGTCCAGTGAGGAGATAGAGAGCGCCTTCCGAGCTCTGAGCACAGAGAACAAACCATACGTCACTAAAGAGGAGCTCTACCAG AACTTGACCAAGGAGCAGGCCGACTACTGCCTCTCACACATGAAGCCCTACCTCGACAGCAAGGGCCGCGAGCTGCCGTCAGCTTTCGACTTTGTCGAATTCACCCGCTCACTCTTCGTCAACTGA